DNA sequence from the Methanofollis formosanus genome:
TAGCGTTTCACCCACAGATAGACCGATATCGCGACGATCAGGGCGCCGATGCCCAGGCCGAAGTGGAGGATCGAGGCCTCGTCCCGCCAGGTCACGGCCTCGCCGAGGAAGAGGACGGCCAGGGCGATGACGACGACCCCCAGGAGTTTGGTCTTGAGGTCATCGAGGGTGCGGATCTCCACCCACCCGGGGAGGGGCGCTCTCGCGATGAAGAGTTCGTACAGCCCGAGGGAGATGACGTAGAAGACCGTGGCCACCAGGAAGGTGTCGATGACCTTGATGGAGGTGGAGAGGATCTCGACCAGCACGTCGGCACCGGCGCTCCATGCGACGAACATCTCGACGATCGTGATGAGAGAGAGAAAAAAGCCGGAGATAAAGAGGGTGACGGCGGTCAGCGCCGAACCGACCACCGCCAGCGTGAAGAGCGCTTTGCTGGACGAGGCGATGACCCGGACGCACCACTCCGATGAGGCGCTTCCCTGCCGGTTGTTTGTCGAGCGCTCTTCTCCGACCGGGTTATCATCCTCCTGTCCACCCATTGTCTTCCCCCGCGGAGGGGCATAGGGCCGGGAGGATATAAAACTCATCGCGTGATGAGAGA
Encoded proteins:
- a CDS encoding YqhA family protein, with the translated sequence MGGQEDDNPVGEERSTNNRQGSASSEWCVRVIASSSKALFTLAVVGSALTAVTLFISGFFLSLITIVEMFVAWSAGADVLVEILSTSIKVIDTFLVATVFYVISLGLYELFIARAPLPGWVEIRTLDDLKTKLLGVVVIALAVLFLGEAVTWRDEASILHFGLGIGALIVAISVYLWVKR